Proteins encoded by one window of Channa argus isolate prfri chromosome 1, Channa argus male v1.0, whole genome shotgun sequence:
- the si:dkeyp-121d4.3 gene encoding uncharacterized protein si:dkeyp-121d4.3 isoform X1, with the protein MGRGGGPTRGRPPLVPPGDDGLPFDLRPPGWGPPPPGGWGPPPLDGWPPPPDEWGPPPPEGWGPPPPDGWGPPPPGGWGPRGLPPPGWGPRGPPPSGWGPHPDDWITPDDWRPPHPDDWRPPHPDDWRPPHPDDWRPPHPDDWRPPHPHDWRPAHPDDWGPDRPLHPHGWGHPGWGPEGPPEPWGPEHGPPGPVPPVAPPALPPPAMPPPAPVGIPPPDPAAFGSVAVPPVPPPGVVPPFGFPAFPPPGWTEEPVAEEPMPNPPPDQPEWIKALISAPSTESAPGETKKSSDESAAATKTPTADPVPAPKPKPKPDTTKIAKALGLLGKRTFEKPPPGRSTGIISFIGPTFGYIEREDLEKFTFSFDAFFGNPKAMTPGVRVHFTACKEKQNSLIATDVKVAPGGTENVDTDIYEAVVSQAIVEPQPGERQYPGQVHVTIGPLRTNLTFERKDSTVTLLKNDQVLINLLTDIVTEKRRATNIRPKIPATFNHTNETRVKGVIISLKDNEGVIKSDEEAELPFDVKENFSDVEFTTEDINEEVEFTVLMMRTGKRAIRIQRVKEPLLLTLCTAAAAAAAVVSTTDDPKTKSNTSDEEDSSPLHQPRAKNKAKLDLGATMRLDPELYEGIVSQPIIEPTATLPGYPGQIHANIGPVRTNVTFDHRDCDVTLLKNDHVLINLLVDIVTRKRRAANIKPKIPFTFSYTKEKREMGIITCLGPEEGIVNSEEHGELPFDVCENFSDTEFASSDIHKEVEFTTTMVKSKKRAIRLRRTKRFEDKILEEQKKREEEEKKKKREEEEKRRQEEQERKQFEQEERKKKEEEEKEAERKKKEEVAVALSAARDKWTPFGFILRDPNSLDDISKERFEGTVLRAISKYPRKEIKKEPDQKKGGSTGAGQMLFGQVKIKVEKMDEDEKEAADPKGGEVGRLELKKEEEEMKKDDGGGAATKTEPEMGRLVMTIDGQQKQLSFGPKDLMTTATMLDGDKVRFNIATHRETKEERATFVEILPDSFEESTEQRRHGIVIEFSEDSGLIKCSQNPQLYFHMSEVIEKKKLELNEKVEFSVVPHETAEGGNQAIRIKRYTESVFLPVRKLGGVGANKGKVKRTMTIKLTKPSEDTEKEKPETDKLKAVVKNLRSQDNKTSIGRRDCSVTRRRYGRSSSRSRSRSLSRSRARSRSKSRSRSPPRDQFGRVIKRRRSISIEKERKNCRYKRSRDHSHRHTRSRSRSRSRSPSQSKSSSRSRSRSRERSKDRNRKRKSKISRDCEESLKRRRELSPLPRRGGIMDDELARKKRELEELNEMIAYKKSLVDIDPRGLDPGQRTCIDYDHGRIAVPLTEYKPVRSILKKRTEGPEYHHRPYDDPYYDRPYSPYHDRRYSDRYSDPYTSRPYADLPYGDRPYESHLYGEPRYVGPSSTRRYTDRYDVYDEPYDDRYCDPAYGDRPYDDPYCPVKQSHTPEPHGSSPSSQSSHVPTSTQPPLTHATATISSQPPFRPPSPIESPPKSPSPKLKNTPHQSPPAEKPPLDRFLDMLNKKVDAEKKSEPIVNDDLLPHERALQDGRGFSRIVGLAQEQLSSSLTIEGKNKPLSPNQCSVERTCEEPKSTTEPYDKIQSLLRTIGLKLSTGDISKLASRAQEKIYSPKSSSTERDILSSPREELQTSRTGSIESDHIHSPSPARSSSLEPLSIHKAVSQYEGFLDPQELETLKKAQQLQSLTKNMAGTPLTVPPPKPPPGPPPTHYQHPLPPDNWPLGVPTQIPPAQSSTTPNMGTPAPVQPPQRFGPLGPPPGPPPGPPPRRPGQPPTGLHPGPLSQHPSGQPPFTPPSSPSVLPFIGQSPTVQPPSCSGVLQASTAAVTITPALSPPVTSGSASVDQTAISTTVARCLKVIETVKSLAVQPPAKPVKSVQFSLPMESPSVSSLLVETDDDVKTKQKEKLDLYNQKIMEKREQQFQEMLARKKQGERSKDGTLLSPGKPIRSEPKNVWICGHSLVYWAESRAKSPEVGMQLGMDPSKVTIWWKGIQGMTWSQLLPQLHQLKVTWPNPDVLIIHLGGNDLSTDSPTDLLASVKKDLTSMRSIFPQCVLVWSNILPRRVWRHSADSHEVDLVRTTVNRRIQNIISELGGTSLTHENIRCGSNMGLYRADGVHLSPKGIDIFNLNLQDFLEKWEVEVNKAFEKSEGV; encoded by the exons ATGGGGCGAGGAGGGGGTCCGACGAGGGGCCGACCTCCACTTGTGCCGCCGGGTGATGACGGACTTCCATTTGACTTACGACCACCGGGATGGGGCCCACCTCCGCCTGGAGGCTGGGGCCCTCCGCCTCTTGATGGATGGCCTCCGCCGCCGGATGAATGGGGGCCTCCACCCCCCGAGGGATGGGGTCCTCCGCCACCTGATGGCTGGGGGCCACCACCTCCTGGTGGATGGGGACCAAGAGGACTTCCGCCCCCTGGTTGGGGACCTAGAGGACCACCACCGTCAGGATGGGGGCCTCATCCCGATGACTGGATTACTCCAGACGACTGGAGACCCCCACACCCCGATGACTGGAGACCCCCACACCCCGATGACTGGAGACCCCCACACCCCGATGACTGGAGACCCCCACACCCTGACGATTGGAGACCCCCACACCCACACGATTGGAGACCTGCACATCCCGATGACTGGGGACCCGACAGGCCTCTCCACCCTCATGGTTGGGGACATCCGGGCTGGGGTCCAGAAGGACCACCTGAGCCGTGGGGACCCGAGCACGGTCCACCCGGACCAGTACCACCTGTAGCACCGCCAGCCCTGCCCCCACCGGCCATGCCCCCACCTGCTCCTGTGGGAATTCCTCCTCCAGACCCTGCAGCCTTCGGATCGGTGGCCGTACCTCCAGTTCCCCCTCCAGGTGTAGTCCCTCCATTCGGGTTCCCGGCCTTCCCTCCACCTGGCTGGACCGAAGAG CCTGTTGCAGAGGAACCTATGCCGAACCCACCCCCAGATCAGCCCGAGTGG ATCAAAGCCCTGATTTCAGCTCCGAGCACGGAGTCAGCTCCAGGTGAGACTAAAAAATCTTCGGATGAGTCGGCTGCTGCCACCAAAACACCTACTGCAGACCCCGTCCCTGCTCCGAAACCTAAACCCAAACCTGACACCACCAAGATTGCCAAAGCTCTTGGGTTGCTGGGAAAACGCACATTTGAAAA GCCTCCTCCAGGGCGGTCAACGGGGATCATCTCATTCATTGGG CCAACATTTGGCTACATTGAGAGAGAAGATCTGGAGAAGTTTACCTTTAGCTTCGATGCCTTCTTTGGAAATCCCAAAGCCATGACTCCTGGGGTCAGAGTTCACTTCACCGCCTGCAAGGAGAAG CAGAACAGTCTGATTGCAACGGATGTGAAGGTGGCTCCAGGTGGAACTGAGAATGTGGACACAGATATTTACGAGGCTGTGGTTAGCCAGGCCATTGTGGAGCCTCAG CCTGGGGAGCGTCAGTACCCGGGTCAGGTTCATGTGACCATCGGGCCACTGAGGACCAACCTGACATTTGAGAGGAAGGACAGCACTGTTACACTCCTGAAGAATGATCAGGTGCTCATCAACCTGCTAACTGACATCGtcacagagaaaaggagagcCACCAACATCAGACCCAAAATCCCTGCAACTTTCAACCACACCAACGAAACCAGAGTGAAG GGTGTCATCATCAGCCTGAAAGACAACGAAGGTGTTATCAAGTCTGACGAAGAGGCCGAGCTTCCCTTCGACGTCAAAGAAAACTTTAGCGACGTCGAGTTCACCACTGAGGACATCAACGAGGAGGTCGAGTTCACTGTTCTCATG ATGAGGACAGGAAAGCGGGCAATCAGGATTCAGCGAGTGAAGGAACCTCTCCTCCTGACGCTCTGCACCGccgctgcagctgcagctgccgTTGTATCCACCACTGATGATCCTAAGACCAAAAGCAACACCAGCGATGAGGAGGACAGCTCCCCATTGCACCAGCCCAGAGCAAAGAACAAAGCCAAGCTGGACTTGGGGGCCACCATGAGACTGGACCCGGAGCTGTACGAGGGCATTGTAAGCCAGCCCATCATCGAACCCACG GCGACCTTGCCTGGTTACCCGGGTCAGATCCATGCCAACATCGGCCCTGTCAGGACCAACGTAACTTTTGACCACCGAGACTGTGATGTGACACTGCTGAAGAATGATCATGTGTTGATCAACCTGCTTGTGGATATCGTAACAAGGAAGAGGAGAGCAGCCAACATTAAACCTAAAATCCCCTTCACCTTCAGCTACactaaagagaagagagaaatg GGCATCATCACCTGTCTGGGTCCAGAAGAAGGCATTGTCAACTCTGAGGAGCATGGCGAGCTTCCCTTTGACGTCTGCGAAAACTTCAGCGACACAGAGTTTGCCTCTAGTGACATCCACAAGGAGGTGGAGTTCACTACAACCATG GTGAAGTCAAAGAAGAGAGCAATCAGGCTGAGACGGACAAAGAGGTTCGAGGACAAAATCCTGGAGGAGCAGAAGAAacgggaggaggaagagaagaagaagaagcgggaggaggaggaaaagaggagacaggaggagcaggagaggaAGCAATTCgagcaggaggagaggaagaaaaaagaagaggaggaaaaggaggcagagagaaagaagaaggaagagGTGGCAGTGGCGCTGTCAGCGGCTAGAGACAAG TGGACCCCATTTGGCTTCATATTAAGAGACCCCAACTCACTGGATGACATCAGCAAGGAGCGATTTGAAGGCACCGTCCTCAGAGCCATCTCCAAATATCCTCGTAAGGAGATCAAGAAGGAGCCGGATCAGAAGAAAGGAGGTTCCACAGGGGCTGGACAGATGCTCTTTGGGCAG GTCAAAATTAAAGTAGAGAAAATGGATGAAGATGAGAAAGAAGCAGCAGATCCTAAGGGAGGAGAGGTGGGAAGGTTAGAGctgaaaaaggaggaggaggaaatgaagAAGGATGATGGGGGTGGAGCTGCAACCAAAACAGAGCCAGAGATGGGTCGATTGGTGATGACCATTGACGGTCAACAGAAACAACTTTCTTTTGGTCCTAAAGACCTGATGACCACGGCCACCATGCTGGATGGAGACAAG GTGCGCTTCAATATCGCCACGCATCGGGAGACGAAAGAGGAACGAGCAACGTTTGTTGAAATTCTGCCTGACTCCTTCGAAGAGTCTACAGAACAACGTAGACAT GGCATTGTAATTGAGTTCTCTGAGGACTCAGGGCTCATTAAGTGTTCTCAGAACCCTCAGCTCTACTTCCACATGTCAGAGGTTATCGAGAAGAAGAAACTGGAGCTGAACGAGAAGGTCGAATTTAGCGTTGTCCCT CACGAAACAGCAGAAGGGGGGAACCAGGCCATCAGAATTAAACGTTACACAGAGAGCGTTTTCCTCCCTGTTCGGAAACTTGGAGGTGTCGGGGCAAACAAGGGAAAGGTAAAGAGGACT ATGACCATCAAGCTGACAAAGCCTTCAGAAGACACTGA gaAGGAAAAACCAGAGACAGACAAGCTGAAGGCAGTGGTGAAAAATCTTAGATCCCAGGACAACAAGACCAGTATTGGCAGACGGGATTGCAGTGTGACTCGACGCAGATACGGCCGCAGCAGTAGCAGAAGTAGGAGCAGGAGTCTAAGTAGGAGTAGGGCTAGGAGTAGGAGTAAAAGCAGGAGCAGAAGTCCACCCAGAGACCAGTTTGGGCGTGTCATCAAAAGGAGGCGTAGCATCAGCATTGAGAAAGAGCGTAAAAACTGCAGGTACAAGCGAAGTCGAGatcactcacacagacacaccagaAGCCGCAGCAGGAGTCGCAGCCGAAGCCCCAGCCAAAGCAAGAGCTCCAGCAGGAGCCGCAGCAGGAGTAGGGAAAGGAGCAaggacaggaacaggaagaggaagagtaAAATCAGCAGAGACTGTGAAGAAAGTCTCAAGAGGAGGAGGGAACTGAGCCCTCTTCCCAGACGTGGCGGAATAATGGATGATGAGCTTGCAAGAAAGAAGCGAGAGCTTGAGGAGCTAAATGAGATGATTGCCTACAAAAAGTCACTGGTAGACATTGACCCTCGAGGACTTGACCCTGGACAGAGGACCTGCATAGACTATGACCATGGTAGGATTGCTGTACCACTCACAGAGTACAAACCAGTCCGGTCCATCCTGAAGAAACGAACTGAGGGACCAGAGTACCACCATCGTCCTTATGACGATCCTTATTATGACCGCCCGTACAGTCCTTATCACGATCGGCGATACAGTGACCGCTACAGTGATCCATACACCAGCCGTCCCTATGCTGATCTTCCTTATGGTGACCGTCCTTATGAAAGCCATCTCTATGGTGAACCTCGCTATGTTGGCCCATCTTCCACCCGTCGTTACACTGATCGCTACGATGTGTATGATGAACCCTATGACGACCGTTACTGTGACCCAGCATATGGGGACAGACCATATGATGATCCATATTGTCCTGTAAAACAAAGCCATACCCCTGAACCCCATGGTTCCTCACCTTCTTCACAATCAAGCCATGTTCCTACATCTACCCAACCTCCTTTGACACATGCTACTGCCACTATATCTTCTCAACCTCCTTTCAGACCTCCTTCTCCTATTGAATCACCTCCTAAAAGCCCTTCTCCCAAACTTAAGAACACACCACATCAGTCCCCTCCAGCTGAGAAACCACCCTTGGATCGTTTCCTTGACATGCTTAATAAAAAAGtagatgctgaaaaaaaatctgaaccgATTGTTAATGATGACCTTCTGCCTCATGAGAGGGCACTTCAAGATGGTAGAGGCTTCTCTCGGATTGTAGGATTGGCTCAGGAGCAACTCAGCAGCAGTCTAACTATTGAAGGGAAAAATAAACCACTAAGCCCTAACCAGTGCTCAGTAGAGAGAACATGTGAGGAACCAAAGAGCACAACAGAACCATATGACAAGATCCAGAGTCTACTCCGTACAATTGGCCTGAAACTGAGTACAGGAGATATATCAAAACTGGCAAGCCGGGCCCAAGAAAAAATCTATAGTCCAAAATCCTCTTCCACAGAAAGAGATATTTTGTCATCTCCAAGAGAAGAACTGCAAACAAGTAGAACTGGTTCAATAGAATCAGATCACATTCATTCCCCCTCCCCTGCCAGGTCCTCCAGCTTGGAGCCCCTCAGTATACATAAAGCTGTCTCACAGTATGAAGGATTCCTGGATCCACAGGAGTTGGAGACACTAAAGAAGGCGCAACAGCTGCAAAGTCTTACCAAAAATATGGCAGGTACTCCATTAACTGTTCCTCCTCCGAAACCCCCTCCTGGTCCTCCACCTACTCACTACCAACATCCACTTCCACCAGACAACTGGCCACTCGGTGTCCCCACCCAAATTCCGCCAGCACAGAGCTCAACGACCCCCAATATGGGCACTCCAGCACCTGTTCAACCACCTCAGCGATTTGGACCCCTGGGACCTCCACCTGGTCCGCCTCCTGGGCCTCCTCCACGGCGTCCTGGACAGCCTCCTACAGGCCTTCATCCCGGTCCTCTATCCCAACACCCTTCTGGACAGCCTCCTTTCACTCCACCATCTAGTCCCTCAGTCTTACCTTTTATTGGTCAGTCTCCTACAGTTCAGCCTCCAAGCTGTTCTGGTGTTTTGCAGGCTTCAACTGCTGCAGTGACGATAACCCCAGCTTTATCACCACCAGTAACATCAGGTTCTGCAAGTGTTGACCAAACAGCAATATCTACAACTGTGGCCAGATGCCTTAAGGTCATAGAGACGGTGAAATCACTGGCTGTGCAACCACCAGCTAAACCAGTTAAATCAGTCCAGTTTAGTTTACCCATGGAGTCTCCATCAGTATCCAGTCTTTTAGTAGAGACAGACGACGACGTAAAGACCAAGCAGAAGGAGAAG TTGGATTTGTATAACCAGAAGATCATGGAAAAAAGGGAGCAGCAGTTCCAGGAAATGTTAGCCCGCAAGAAACAAGGAGAAAGGAGCAAGGATGGCACACTACTCTCCCCAG GAAAGCCAATCAGGAGTGAGCCCAAGAATGTTTGGATTTGTGGTCATTCTCTTGTATACTGGGCTGAATCACGGGCCAAGTCTCCTGAGGTAGGTATGCAGCTGGGCATGGATCCCAGCAAGGTGACCATTTGGTGGAAAGGCATCCAGGGCATGACATGGTCCCAGCTTCTGCCCCAGCTCCACCAGCTGAAGGTCACCTGGCCCAACCCAGACGTCCTAATTATACACCTAGGTGGCAACGATCTGAGTACCGACAGCCCCACAGACCTGCTAGCCTCTGTCAAGAAGGACTTGACTTCCATGAGGAGCATCTTTCCACAGTGCGTTCTTGTGTGGTCAAACATCCTCCCTCGGAGGGTGTGGCGCCATTCGGCTGACAGTCACGAAGTCGATCTGGTCCGAACCACGGTAAATCGCAGAATCCAGAACATCATCTCAGAGCTGGGTGGCACCTCACTAACCCACGAGAATATTCGGTGTGGCTCAAATATGGGTCTGTATCGTGCCGACGGTGTCCATCTGTCCCCAAAAGGCATCGACATTTTCAATCTGAACCTTCAAGACTTTCTGGAGaagtgggaggtggaggtgaatAAGGCCTTCGAGAAAAGCGAAGGTGTATGA